From the genome of Lentimonas sp. CC4, one region includes:
- a CDS encoding helix-turn-helix domain-containing protein, whose product MSELSSRETWLNQLASAGQFERIFEDLPDLLFFAKDLEARNRDCNQAMLNHLGLQTKEQLYGKHDTEFLPHFMAEKYKVDDHTILRTQSPLINLIELFPAENNLPQLYVTSKYPLFDLNNRPCGICGIIRKYNDHSYTDATHSDLVKSVQHISLNYAQKISIQQLADASKLSIRQFQRKFQQILQTTPQEYLLKFRLLKAADQLIQSDHSITQIAHETGFYDHSSFTRHFKKYMNKTPRSYRANSQIH is encoded by the coding sequence ATGAGTGAACTATCATCAAGAGAAACATGGCTGAATCAATTAGCAAGCGCCGGGCAGTTTGAGCGTATATTCGAGGATCTACCGGATCTACTATTCTTTGCCAAAGACCTTGAAGCACGCAACCGAGACTGCAACCAAGCGATGCTGAACCACTTGGGCTTGCAGACAAAAGAGCAACTTTACGGCAAGCATGACACTGAATTCTTACCGCATTTCATGGCGGAGAAATATAAGGTGGATGATCACACAATACTTAGAACGCAGTCACCTTTGATCAACCTCATCGAACTATTCCCTGCTGAGAATAACTTACCTCAACTGTATGTGACTAGCAAATACCCGCTGTTTGACCTCAACAACCGCCCCTGTGGGATCTGCGGGATCATTCGTAAATACAACGACCATAGTTACACCGATGCGACTCACTCAGATCTGGTGAAATCCGTTCAACACATCAGCCTCAACTATGCGCAAAAAATTAGCATTCAGCAGCTAGCCGATGCATCAAAGCTATCCATTCGACAGTTCCAGCGAAAATTCCAACAGATCTTGCAAACGACCCCACAAGAATACCTGCTGAAATTTCGCCTACTTAAGGCTGCAGATCAATTGATCCAATCAGACCACAGTATCACTCAAATCGCACATGAGACTGGATTCTACGATCACAGTAGTTTCACACGGCATTTTAAGAAGTATATGAATAAAACGCCACGTAGCTACCGCGCGAATTCTCAAATCCACTGA
- a CDS encoding PEP-CTERM sorting domain-containing protein (PEP-CTERM proteins occur, often in large numbers, in the proteomes of bacteria that also encode an exosortase, a predicted intramembrane cysteine proteinase. The presence of a PEP-CTERM domain at a protein's C-terminus predicts cleavage within the sorting domain, followed by covalent anchoring to some some component of the (usually Gram-negative) cell surface. Many PEP-CTERM proteins exhibit an unusual sequence composition that includes large numbers of potential glycosylation sites. Expression of one such protein has been shown restore the ability of a bacterium to form floc, a type of biofilm.), whose translation MNKKTLAFSGVAILAASLTSQAAIDIYGATTGYQSTSKDWLSNTSDDIDGNGLGSDGYIFFGNFPASAQGNNTNPGNDENENIFGDNLLSSALITTSQPTYVSTAATGAGSSNIGRFNGYEHIDSPLLGDGTDRVAGNLLFSSTSPVEVIEFTVSGLAANTTIRVGVLGAVLNDDNRARFGLASIGLTDGLTTKTITGLPNLSDGTAGASLGWVFFDIDSDGDYSVLATASTTTSGLGGLTFDSVIVPEPSSYALLAGCLALTSVMIRRRRA comes from the coding sequence ATGAATAAAAAGACCCTAGCATTTTCTGGAGTTGCGATTCTCGCGGCTTCTTTAACCTCTCAAGCCGCGATTGATATCTATGGTGCCACCACAGGTTATCAAAGCACTAGCAAGGACTGGCTCTCTAACACTTCCGACGATATCGACGGCAACGGTCTCGGCAGTGATGGTTATATCTTCTTTGGAAATTTCCCCGCTAGCGCACAGGGAAACAATACCAATCCTGGGAATGATGAAAACGAGAATATCTTCGGAGATAATTTATTGAGCTCCGCGTTAATAACAACTTCTCAGCCGACTTATGTCTCGACTGCTGCAACTGGGGCCGGCTCCTCTAACATCGGCCGCTTCAATGGCTACGAACATATTGACAGCCCACTCCTAGGCGACGGGACGGATCGCGTTGCGGGTAACCTGCTTTTTAGTAGCACCAGCCCAGTTGAGGTAATCGAATTTACAGTCAGTGGTCTCGCTGCAAATACAACTATTCGTGTCGGCGTCCTTGGGGCAGTTTTGAACGATGACAATCGTGCACGCTTTGGTTTGGCTAGCATCGGCTTGACCGATGGACTCACCACTAAAACCATCACAGGCTTGCCAAACTTGTCGGACGGCACCGCGGGCGCCAGCCTTGGCTGGGTGTTCTTTGATATCGATAGCGATGGCGATTACTCGGTCCTAGCTACTGCCAGCACTACAACCTCTGGATTGGGCGGTCTGACATTTGACTCGGTGATCGTCCCCGAGCCAAGCAGCTACGCACTGCTTGCAGGTTGCCTAGCATTGACTTCGGTGATGATCCGTCGCCGCCGCGCTTAG
- a CDS encoding ThuA domain-containing protein produces the protein MNTSTLITCLGLAVASLSSALFAAEPEPLRVLNFQADNGFKHKSMSDAKALVERLGKQNGWEVISTADSSSLLKHDLSTFDTIVFNNNCGNKGAIMTPDEQAAFRTYVQNGGGFLAVHGAGAIWKEGDPFQAWYEGLVGTKLIDHPKVQKARLVVEDRSHPATSHLPEEWMVVDEFHRFDSNPREKVNVLISVDEDSYKGKQKMGGDHPFVWYHEYDGGRSFFTSLGHTKEIYSDPDFEKLVEGAILWTSGAEDTKATAKQPVSKSSMNVSTLPVNDGLFLDLDANLAVDFEDENRVKAWHNQVQGTAADVFVKRDKGRKIAGSGRPTLKTDVAEIGGNNTLIFEEQELINMDEDAFDHLVTGSGYTWFSVMSVYKQNVGKKDVNSFFGNLRNGNPYDGFWGNVMDDNIVWMGTRNGFPSKGKKKKGKKNSNGRGTPGLWDDQLNPCVQTQEPLEENRYYLVMGRMGAGTEVVDLELFINSAEAVDRKTVPVNPNANASMMAVGQERDATNHPGFESFHGEIARFLIFERPLSDAELTEMVRYLTELYEIQ, from the coding sequence ATGAATACGTCTACTTTGATCACCTGTCTTGGACTGGCAGTCGCGAGCCTCTCGAGTGCCTTATTTGCCGCTGAGCCAGAGCCGCTTCGTGTGTTGAACTTTCAGGCAGACAACGGCTTTAAGCACAAGTCCATGTCAGACGCAAAAGCCCTAGTGGAGCGCCTCGGCAAACAGAACGGATGGGAAGTCATCTCGACTGCGGATTCGTCGAGCCTGCTTAAACACGATCTGAGCACTTTCGATACGATTGTATTCAATAACAATTGTGGCAACAAGGGGGCGATTATGACGCCAGATGAACAGGCAGCCTTTCGCACGTATGTTCAGAATGGAGGAGGTTTTCTCGCGGTGCATGGGGCGGGCGCTATCTGGAAGGAAGGTGATCCCTTCCAGGCCTGGTATGAAGGCTTGGTCGGCACTAAGTTGATCGATCACCCAAAGGTCCAAAAGGCGCGACTAGTGGTCGAAGACCGAAGCCACCCCGCGACCAGTCATCTGCCAGAAGAATGGATGGTCGTGGATGAGTTTCACCGCTTTGACTCGAACCCTCGCGAGAAAGTGAACGTGTTGATTTCAGTCGATGAAGACTCATATAAAGGCAAACAGAAGATGGGCGGAGATCATCCCTTTGTTTGGTATCATGAATATGATGGCGGGCGTTCTTTCTTTACGTCGCTGGGGCATACTAAAGAGATTTATAGTGATCCGGATTTTGAGAAGCTAGTTGAGGGGGCGATTCTTTGGACGAGTGGGGCAGAGGATACTAAGGCCACCGCCAAGCAACCCGTTTCGAAGTCTTCGATGAACGTATCGACGCTACCCGTAAATGACGGACTGTTTCTCGATTTGGACGCAAATTTGGCGGTTGATTTTGAAGACGAAAATCGCGTCAAAGCATGGCATAATCAAGTGCAGGGCACTGCCGCTGATGTTTTTGTGAAGCGCGACAAGGGGCGTAAGATCGCTGGCTCAGGCCGACCTACGTTGAAAACGGATGTCGCGGAAATCGGCGGCAACAACACCCTGATCTTTGAAGAGCAGGAACTGATCAACATGGATGAAGATGCATTTGACCATCTGGTAACTGGTAGTGGCTATACTTGGTTTTCGGTGATGTCTGTTTACAAGCAAAACGTCGGGAAGAAAGACGTAAACTCCTTCTTTGGTAATCTGCGCAATGGCAATCCCTACGATGGATTCTGGGGGAATGTGATGGATGATAATATCGTCTGGATGGGCACTCGAAATGGCTTTCCAAGTAAGGGTAAAAAGAAAAAGGGGAAGAAGAATAGCAACGGTCGAGGCACACCTGGCCTGTGGGACGATCAGCTCAACCCGTGTGTGCAGACACAGGAACCGCTTGAAGAAAATCGCTACTATCTCGTCATGGGACGCATGGGAGCAGGGACTGAAGTTGTCGACTTAGAGCTCTTCATTAACTCAGCAGAAGCGGTGGATCGCAAAACAGTGCCCGTAAATCCGAACGCGAACGCCTCGATGATGGCAGTCGGGCAGGAGCGCGATGCCACAAATCACCCAGGCTTCGAGTCCTTTCATGGTGAGATTGCGCGTTTCCTCATTTTTGAGCGCCCGCTCAGTGATGCGGAGCTAACGGAGATGGTTCGGTATTTAACCGAGCTCTATGAAATCCAATAA